In Janibacter sp. CX7, a single genomic region encodes these proteins:
- the purM gene encoding phosphoribosylformylglycinamidine cyclo-ligase: MTTPETTPSQTPITYADAGVDVEAGDKAVDLMKESVRRATRPEVLGGLGGFAGMFDASALQGMHRPVLATSTDGVGTKVAIAQAMDRHDTIGQDLVGMVVDDIVVCGAEPLFMTDYIATGRVVPERIAAIVGGIARGCELAGVALVGGETAEHPGLLDPDEYDVAGAATGVVEHDEVLGPDRVAAGDVVVALASSGLHSNGYSLVRRVIAAAGWQLDRHVDELGRALGDELLEPTRIYSRALLDLVRADDVDVHALSHVTGGGLAANLARVLPQGTIARVDRASWTPPPIFSLVGELGAVPRADLERTLNMGIGFVAALPQASVDAAIARSRAAGIDAWVLGEVADAATTEPVAGVEVVQGAKGVHGGAVQVVGEHA, translated from the coding sequence GTGACGACCCCCGAGACCACCCCGTCGCAGACCCCGATCACCTACGCCGACGCCGGCGTCGACGTCGAGGCCGGTGACAAGGCCGTCGACCTGATGAAGGAGTCGGTCCGCCGCGCCACCCGCCCCGAGGTCCTCGGCGGCCTCGGCGGCTTCGCCGGGATGTTCGACGCGAGCGCCCTGCAGGGCATGCACCGACCCGTCCTCGCGACCTCCACCGACGGTGTCGGCACGAAGGTCGCCATCGCCCAGGCGATGGACCGGCACGACACGATCGGTCAGGATCTCGTCGGCATGGTCGTCGACGACATCGTCGTCTGCGGCGCCGAGCCGCTCTTCATGACCGACTACATCGCCACCGGCCGCGTCGTGCCCGAGCGCATCGCCGCGATCGTCGGCGGCATCGCGCGGGGCTGCGAGCTCGCGGGTGTCGCCCTCGTCGGCGGCGAGACCGCCGAGCACCCCGGCCTCCTCGACCCCGACGAGTACGACGTCGCCGGTGCCGCGACCGGTGTCGTCGAGCACGACGAGGTCCTCGGTCCCGACCGGGTGGCTGCGGGCGACGTCGTCGTCGCGCTGGCCTCCTCGGGCCTGCACTCCAACGGCTACTCCCTCGTGCGCCGCGTCATCGCCGCCGCCGGCTGGCAGCTCGACCGTCACGTCGACGAGCTCGGCCGCGCCCTCGGCGACGAGCTGCTCGAGCCGACCCGCATCTACTCGCGGGCCCTGCTCGACCTCGTGCGCGCCGACGACGTCGACGTGCACGCCCTCAGCCACGTCACCGGCGGTGGCCTCGCGGCCAACCTCGCCCGGGTGCTCCCGCAGGGCACCATCGCCCGCGTCGACCGCGCGTCCTGGACGCCGCCGCCGATCTTCTCGCTCGTCGGTGAGCTCGGTGCCGTCCCGCGGGCCGACCTCGAGCGGACCCTCAACATGGGCATCGGCTTCGTCGCGGCCCTGCCGCAGGCCAGCGTGGACGCGGCCATCGCCCGCTCCCGAGCGGCCGGCATCGACGCCTGGGTCCTCGGCGAGGTCGCCGACGCCGCCACGACCGAGCCGGTGGCCGGTGTCGAGGTCGTCCAGGGGGCGAAGGGAGTGCACGGCGGGGCCGTGCAGGTCGTCGGGGAGCACGCCTGA
- a CDS encoding DUF3073 domain-containing protein — protein sequence MGRGRAKAKQTKVARELKYYSPDTDLRALEAELHGQSNQPTRRTTRDDVDETDDDDYDAWSTPER from the coding sequence ATGGGGCGCGGCCGAGCGAAGGCGAAGCAGACCAAGGTTGCCCGCGAGCTGAAGTACTACTCGCCGGACACCGACCTGCGAGCGCTGGAGGCGGAACTTCACGGTCAGTCCAACCAGCCGACGCGGCGCACCACGCGCGACGACGTCGACGAGACGGACGACGACGACTACGACGCCTGGAGCACCCCCGAGCGGTGA
- a CDS encoding ATP-binding cassette domain-containing protein — MAEQAPEQVTIGDPTVVVSHLDVKYAVYGGGRMGSPSGQGESRSLKDLVGRREPRVREVHAVKDVSFVARHGESIGIIGRNGSGKSTLLRAVAGLIPPSSGRLWVAGEPSLLGVNAVLMSKLSGERNIYVGAQALGLTRDEIRERFDDIVEFSGIGDAVYLPMSTYSSGMGARLRFAISTAAAPDVLMIDEALATGDADFRAKSAERIAAIREQAGTVFLVSHSNGNIRQICDRVLWMDQGRLIADGPTEEVLPLYEETLPKRAKKRAATPTEPEVPGTRRFGGDSRVDVATSLTRHTWEPGVDGAFVVSVHKVATARVVAPIAARLGWPLLWVRPGSVPSTTRDEMRRLDPQRVVVVGGEDLVAASTADRLEDMLGRPVERIGEDDPAITSARLLRDFPPRDREVVHVTLPASGGRAPAISQMAAESGRAVVVCEETHVPDELVSALADLAPERLMLDGNEEDWSLDVVQRLQEATGAEVTFGPTEGPMALAAGLYADAPTGGTVLVSAHTTGVETLSAVVAAAHTGSPLLLLRSDRVPAAVRRTLERLAPTEIGLAGTIDGLSPALRAELGELVPASSSEA; from the coding sequence TCGTCAGCCACCTCGACGTCAAGTACGCCGTCTACGGCGGTGGCCGCATGGGCAGCCCCTCCGGGCAGGGCGAGTCGCGCTCGCTCAAGGACCTCGTCGGGCGCCGTGAGCCGCGGGTGCGCGAGGTGCACGCGGTCAAGGACGTCAGCTTCGTCGCCCGGCACGGCGAGTCCATCGGCATCATCGGCCGCAACGGCTCCGGCAAGTCGACGCTGCTGCGTGCGGTCGCCGGGCTGATCCCCCCTTCGTCCGGCCGCCTGTGGGTGGCCGGTGAGCCCTCGCTGCTGGGGGTCAATGCCGTCCTCATGAGCAAGCTGAGCGGCGAGCGCAACATCTACGTCGGCGCCCAGGCGCTCGGCCTGACCCGCGACGAGATCCGCGAGCGCTTCGACGACATCGTCGAGTTCTCCGGCATCGGCGACGCGGTCTACCTGCCGATGAGCACCTACTCCTCCGGCATGGGCGCGCGGCTGCGCTTCGCGATCTCGACCGCGGCGGCCCCTGACGTGCTGATGATCGACGAGGCGCTCGCGACCGGTGACGCCGACTTCCGCGCCAAGAGCGCCGAGCGGATCGCGGCGATCCGCGAGCAGGCCGGCACGGTCTTCCTCGTCTCGCACTCCAACGGCAACATCCGGCAGATCTGCGACCGCGTGCTGTGGATGGACCAGGGTCGGCTCATCGCCGACGGCCCGACCGAGGAGGTCCTGCCGCTCTACGAGGAGACCCTGCCCAAGCGCGCCAAGAAGCGGGCGGCCACCCCGACGGAGCCCGAGGTGCCGGGCACCCGGCGGTTCGGTGGCGACTCGCGGGTCGACGTCGCCACCTCGCTCACCCGGCACACCTGGGAGCCCGGCGTCGACGGCGCCTTCGTCGTCAGCGTGCACAAGGTCGCCACGGCCCGCGTCGTCGCGCCGATCGCGGCACGGCTGGGCTGGCCGCTGCTGTGGGTACGCCCCGGCTCGGTGCCCTCGACCACCCGTGACGAGATGCGCCGGCTCGACCCGCAGCGCGTCGTCGTCGTCGGTGGCGAGGACCTCGTCGCGGCGTCGACGGCCGACCGTCTCGAGGACATGCTCGGCCGGCCGGTCGAGCGCATCGGCGAGGACGACCCCGCCATCACCTCGGCCCGGCTGCTGCGCGACTTCCCGCCGCGCGACCGAGAGGTCGTCCACGTGACCCTCCCGGCGAGCGGTGGCCGCGCCCCCGCGATCTCGCAGATGGCCGCCGAGAGCGGTCGGGCGGTCGTCGTGTGCGAGGAGACCCACGTGCCCGACGAGCTCGTGAGTGCCCTCGCCGACCTCGCGCCCGAGCGACTCATGCTCGACGGCAACGAGGAGGACTGGTCGCTCGACGTCGTCCAGCGCCTGCAGGAGGCGACCGGCGCCGAGGTGACCTTCGGGCCGACCGAGGGCCCGATGGCCCTCGCCGCGGGCCTCTACGCCGACGCGCCGACCGGTGGCACGGTCCTCGTCTCGGCACACACGACGGGGGTCGAGACGCTCAGCGCGGTCGTCGCCGCGGCGCACACCGGCAGCCCGCTGCTGCTCCTGCGCAGCGACCGGGTCCCGGCGGCGGTCAGGCGCACCCTCGAGCGCCTCGCCCCGACCGAGATCGGCCTCGCCGGCACGATCGACGGGCTCTCCCCTGCCCTGCGGGCCGAGCTCGGCGAGCTCGTCCCCGCGTCGTCCTCCGAGGCCTGA
- a CDS encoding LuxR C-terminal-related transcriptional regulator, producing the protein MADADERRRQALVAVLAAEPDLDLLTPAATVHEIASTPDVDVVVLLGDLGHAQGPVGLLRGVRAPERPAWVVLTEETHLADEVITAGAHGCLAESSTPVQIGAALRAAARGDVAELDQPTTGPLVQRVRREAPPLTEREVEVLRLVDAGLGNQEIAERLYLSLSSVKSHLSHTYGRLGVRRREAAAAEARRQGLI; encoded by the coding sequence GTGGCCGACGCCGACGAGCGTCGCCGCCAGGCCCTCGTCGCCGTCCTGGCCGCAGAGCCGGACCTCGACCTGCTCACCCCTGCCGCGACGGTCCACGAGATCGCCTCGACGCCCGACGTCGACGTCGTCGTGCTGCTCGGGGACCTCGGGCATGCGCAGGGCCCGGTCGGTCTGCTGCGTGGTGTGCGGGCGCCCGAGCGGCCCGCGTGGGTGGTCCTCACCGAGGAGACCCACCTCGCCGACGAGGTCATCACCGCAGGAGCGCACGGCTGCCTCGCGGAGTCGAGCACGCCGGTGCAGATCGGTGCCGCGCTGCGGGCTGCCGCCCGGGGTGACGTCGCCGAGCTCGACCAGCCGACGACCGGCCCGCTCGTGCAGCGGGTGCGGCGCGAGGCGCCGCCGCTGACGGAGCGGGAGGTCGAGGTGCTGCGGCTCGTCGACGCGGGCCTGGGCAACCAAGAGATCGCCGAGCGGCTCTACCTCAGCCTCTCGAGCGTGAAATCACACCTGTCCCACACGTACGGTCGTCTCGGGGTGCGGCGCCGTGAGGCGGCTGCCGCGGAGGCGCGTCGTCAGGGGTTGATCTGA
- the purF gene encoding amidophosphoribosyltransferase has product MPRGDGNLSHDLLPGEKGPQDACGVFGVWAPGEDVAKLTYYGLYALQHRGQESAGIATSNGQQILVYKDMGLVSQVFDERSLSTLRGHIAVGHCRYSTTGGSTWENAQPTLGGHDAGTVALAHNGNLINSAELLELVESRSETPEVDGTWRGLSKGELRRGNTTDTALVTALLAGEQDRSLEEAAMELLPQLSGAFCFVFMNEDTLYAARDPQGLRPLVIGRLERGWVVASETAALDIVGASFVREVEPGELVAIDEDGLRTRSFAEPTRKGCVFEYVYLARPDTTINGRTVHEARVEMGRALAREHPVEADLVIATPESGTPAAIGYAQESGIPFGQGLVKNAYVGRTFIQPSQTIRQLGIRLKLNPLHHVIKGRRLVIVDDSIVRGNTQRAVVRMLREAGAAEVHVRISSPPIKWPCFFGIDFATRAELIATGLGVDEICTSLGADSLGYISEDGMIAATEQSRDELCTACFSGTYPMELPSEDRLGKSLLELEFTPTEEAVRRP; this is encoded by the coding sequence GCGAGAAGGGACCGCAGGATGCTTGCGGTGTCTTCGGCGTCTGGGCGCCGGGTGAGGACGTCGCCAAGCTGACCTACTACGGGCTCTACGCCCTGCAGCACCGCGGGCAGGAGTCCGCGGGCATCGCCACGAGCAACGGCCAGCAGATCCTCGTCTACAAGGACATGGGGCTGGTCTCCCAGGTCTTCGACGAGCGGAGCCTGTCCACCCTTCGCGGTCACATCGCCGTCGGCCACTGCCGCTACTCCACGACCGGCGGGTCCACGTGGGAAAATGCCCAGCCCACCCTCGGCGGCCACGACGCCGGCACGGTCGCGCTCGCGCACAACGGCAACCTCATCAACTCCGCCGAGCTGCTCGAGCTCGTCGAGTCGCGCTCCGAGACCCCCGAGGTCGACGGCACCTGGCGGGGCCTGTCGAAGGGCGAGCTGCGCCGCGGCAACACGACGGACACCGCCCTCGTGACCGCGCTCCTGGCCGGCGAGCAGGACCGCTCCCTCGAGGAGGCGGCGATGGAGCTGCTGCCCCAGCTGAGCGGCGCCTTCTGCTTCGTCTTCATGAACGAGGACACCCTCTACGCCGCCCGCGACCCGCAGGGCCTGCGCCCGCTCGTCATCGGCCGGCTCGAGCGCGGCTGGGTCGTCGCCTCCGAGACGGCGGCGCTCGACATCGTCGGCGCCTCCTTCGTCCGCGAGGTCGAGCCCGGCGAGCTCGTCGCCATCGACGAGGACGGCCTGCGCACCCGCAGCTTCGCCGAGCCGACGCGCAAGGGCTGCGTCTTCGAGTACGTCTACCTGGCCCGCCCCGACACGACGATCAACGGGCGCACGGTCCACGAGGCCCGGGTCGAGATGGGCCGCGCCCTGGCCCGCGAGCACCCGGTCGAGGCCGACCTGGTCATCGCGACGCCCGAGTCGGGCACGCCGGCCGCCATCGGCTACGCCCAGGAGTCGGGTATCCCCTTCGGCCAGGGCCTGGTCAAGAACGCCTACGTCGGCCGCACCTTCATCCAGCCGAGCCAGACGATCCGCCAGCTCGGCATCCGGCTCAAGCTCAACCCCCTGCACCACGTCATCAAGGGCCGGCGGCTGGTCATCGTCGACGACTCGATCGTGCGCGGCAACACCCAGCGGGCCGTCGTGCGGATGCTGCGCGAGGCCGGTGCCGCCGAGGTGCACGTGCGCATCTCCTCGCCACCGATCAAGTGGCCCTGCTTCTTCGGCATCGACTTCGCCACCCGGGCCGAGCTCATCGCCACCGGGCTCGGTGTCGACGAGATCTGCACCTCGCTGGGCGCCGACTCGCTCGGCTACATCAGCGAGGACGGCATGATCGCGGCGACCGAGCAGTCGCGCGACGAGCTGTGCACGGCCTGCTTCTCCGGGACCTACCCGATGGAGCTGCCGAGCGAGGACCGTCTCGGCAAGTCGCTGCTCGAGCTGGAGTTCACCCCGACCGAGGAAGCGGTACGACGCCCGTGA
- a CDS encoding glycosyltransferase family 4 protein has protein sequence MSGTTAGTPLRALVVTVVHHPQDSRIRHREISALLAAGWQVTYLAPFVAHDLAVPAPADGLTCRDLPRAAGRDRLAAARAARAAVRRLAPDHDVVLVHDPELVPAVAGLGLRHLVWDVHEDPAGALVVKDWLPAPLRRPVAAAWRGAERLVERRHPLLLAEHAYAGRFRREHTVVPNAVVVPETVPPAGGARLVHVGNLTTARGSEAMVEVARRAHAGSDGAITLEVVGPARDEASRAAMEAGVAEGIVVWHGFQPAERAMATIDGALAGLALLRDLPNYRGSMPTKVVEYLAHGVPAVTTPLPLARELVEESGGGLVVPFEDVQAAADAVLRLWRTPEEAAAMGRRGRELVRERYDWAKGGAAFVAALTEVAAARSPRR, from the coding sequence GTGAGCGGGACCACCGCGGGGACCCCCCTTCGCGCCCTCGTCGTCACCGTCGTGCACCACCCGCAGGACTCCCGGATCCGTCATCGCGAGATCTCCGCGCTGCTCGCGGCGGGCTGGCAGGTCACCTATCTCGCCCCCTTCGTCGCCCACGACCTGGCCGTGCCCGCACCGGCCGACGGCCTGACCTGCCGCGACCTGCCCCGGGCCGCCGGGCGTGACCGGCTGGCCGCCGCCCGGGCCGCCCGCGCGGCCGTGCGGCGGCTCGCGCCCGACCACGACGTCGTCCTCGTCCACGACCCCGAGCTCGTGCCGGCCGTCGCCGGGCTGGGGCTGCGCCACCTCGTCTGGGACGTGCACGAGGACCCCGCCGGCGCCCTCGTCGTCAAGGACTGGCTGCCGGCCCCCCTGCGGCGTCCCGTGGCCGCCGCCTGGCGCGGCGCCGAGCGACTCGTCGAGCGCCGGCACCCGCTGCTGCTCGCCGAGCACGCCTACGCGGGGCGCTTCCGCCGCGAGCACACCGTCGTGCCCAATGCCGTCGTCGTGCCCGAGACGGTCCCTCCGGCTGGGGGCGCACGCCTGGTGCACGTCGGCAACCTGACGACCGCCCGTGGCAGCGAGGCGATGGTCGAGGTGGCCCGGCGGGCGCATGCCGGGTCCGACGGGGCGATCACCCTCGAGGTCGTCGGCCCGGCCCGTGACGAGGCCTCGCGGGCGGCGATGGAGGCCGGGGTCGCCGAGGGGATCGTCGTGTGGCACGGCTTCCAGCCCGCCGAGCGGGCGATGGCGACCATCGACGGCGCCCTCGCCGGGCTCGCGCTGCTGCGCGACCTGCCCAACTACCGCGGCTCGATGCCGACAAAGGTCGTCGAGTACCTCGCCCACGGCGTCCCGGCCGTCACGACGCCCCTGCCGCTGGCCCGCGAGCTCGTCGAGGAGTCCGGGGGAGGTCTCGTCGTGCCCTTCGAGGACGTGCAGGCGGCCGCCGATGCCGTGCTTCGCCTGTGGCGGACGCCGGAGGAGGCCGCGGCGATGGGGCGCCGCGGTCGTGAGCTCGTGCGCGAGCGCTACGACTGGGCGAAGGGAGGCGCCGCCTTCGTCGCGGCCCTCACCGAGGTCGCCGCCGCCCGCTCGCCCCGGCGCTGA